Proteins encoded together in one Pseudomonas sp. TCU-HL1 window:
- a CDS encoding transglycosylase domain-containing protein, translated as MGAIWQSDETRKEVPHGHLNDPAVPPKKTRRKHRLLFWSVLTLTLGIVGVAATHEMRTSKLQAREISRYAATLNYRLGDGPSNSIRYPGDGPFDRRLGYAFLPQMLDRLEKRGYAIQQQTRFSPALVNYAEHGLFPPYREKVQAGISICDCRGRPFYQFSYPQQRYPDFASIPPLLVSSLLFIENRKLLDRNEPLANPAVDWPRFSKAALTQVGKAIDLDGQSAGGSTLATQLEKYRHSPFGRTASASEKIRQMVSASVRAYQGGPETLPARERIVMDYLNSVPLSAAPGHGEVHGIADGVRVWYGADFNTLNRTLADKNSGLAERGLAMRQVLSLFIAQRRPSYYLSSAHEELNTLTDSHIRVLASAGIIDPPLRDAALSAKLRFRNWVEEPALQAVESNKGISVARGRLSGMLKMPLYDLDRLDLTANSTLHSDLQNAVTEYLRHLADPAFAEQVGLYGERLLSPEKTREVRYSFTLFERTPSGNRVRVQTDNTDQPFDINEGSKLELGSTAKLRVLATYLENVATLHQRYAGLPVAELRKVPVDPLDFISRWAIDYLIQTKDRDLMAMLQAAMDRTYSASPYESFFTGGGLHAFNNFRKEDNGRRPTLRDALRESINLPFVRLLRDLVRHDMYRPDGGKMQLLSDDKDPRRQGYLDLFVSRESQTYLRRFWNKYQAKDADQRLSTFLDGLNPWGARMAAIHRYLQPKADLATFAAFMRERVPKANPPLTDKRIEDLYTRYGPGAFDLNDQGYVARVHPLELWLLGYLQQNPNASYREAVEASSDERREVYGWLFKSKRKYARDKRIRIMLEVEAFLDIHEHWKSLGYPFDHLVPSLATALGSSGDRPAALAELMGIILNDGVRQSTLRIDQLHFAAETPYETLVGHPMSEGKRVMTSEVAATLRDSLSKVVEGGTARRLQGSFTLPDGQPLVLGGKTGTGDNRIQTVTRYGAVKSSKAMNRTATFVFYLGPRHFGTLTAFVEGSQADKFSFTSALPVQVLKGMAPILQPYLAPGLNTQCQDLAPAVQVSRR; from the coding sequence ATGGGTGCAATTTGGCAATCTGACGAAACCAGGAAAGAGGTACCCCACGGTCATCTCAATGACCCCGCCGTTCCCCCGAAAAAAACCCGCCGCAAGCATCGCCTCCTGTTCTGGAGCGTGTTGACACTGACACTCGGTATTGTCGGTGTCGCCGCCACCCACGAAATGCGCACCTCCAAGCTCCAGGCGCGGGAAATCAGCCGCTACGCCGCCACCCTGAACTACCGCCTGGGCGACGGGCCGAGCAACAGCATCCGCTACCCCGGCGACGGCCCCTTCGACCGCCGCCTTGGCTATGCCTTCCTGCCGCAGATGCTCGACCGTCTGGAAAAACGTGGCTACGCCATCCAGCAGCAGACCCGATTCTCCCCGGCGCTGGTCAACTACGCCGAGCACGGCCTCTTCCCGCCGTACCGGGAAAAGGTCCAGGCCGGCATCAGCATCTGCGACTGCCGTGGCCGCCCCTTCTACCAGTTCAGCTACCCGCAACAGCGCTACCCGGACTTCGCCAGCATTCCGCCGCTGCTGGTCAGCAGCCTGCTGTTCATCGAGAACCGCAAACTGCTGGACCGCAACGAACCGCTGGCCAACCCGGCGGTGGACTGGCCGCGCTTTTCCAAGGCAGCGCTGACCCAGGTCGGCAAGGCCATCGACCTGGATGGGCAGTCCGCCGGTGGCAGCACCCTGGCGACCCAGTTGGAGAAGTACCGCCACTCGCCGTTCGGGCGTACCGCTTCGGCCAGCGAGAAGATCCGCCAGATGGTTTCCGCCAGCGTGCGAGCCTACCAGGGCGGCCCGGAAACCCTGCCCGCACGCGAACGCATCGTCATGGACTACCTCAACAGCGTGCCGCTCTCGGCGGCGCCGGGGCACGGCGAAGTGCATGGCATCGCCGATGGCGTGCGGGTCTGGTACGGCGCCGATTTCAACACGCTCAACCGCACACTGGCCGACAAGAACAGTGGCCTGGCCGAACGCGGCCTGGCCATGCGCCAGGTGCTCTCACTGTTCATCGCTCAGCGCCGTCCTTCCTATTACCTGTCCAGTGCCCATGAAGAACTGAATACGCTGACCGACAGCCACATCCGGGTACTGGCCAGCGCCGGAATCATCGATCCGCCGCTGCGCGATGCCGCCCTCTCCGCCAAGCTGCGCTTCCGCAACTGGGTGGAAGAGCCAGCGCTTCAGGCCGTGGAATCCAACAAGGGCATCAGCGTCGCCCGCGGCCGCCTCTCCGGCATGCTGAAAATGCCGCTCTATGACCTCGACCGTCTCGACCTCACCGCCAACAGCACCCTGCATAGCGATTTGCAGAATGCGGTCACCGAGTACCTGCGGCACCTGGCGGACCCGGCGTTCGCCGAGCAGGTCGGGCTGTATGGCGAACGCCTGCTGTCGCCGGAAAAAACCCGCGAAGTGCGCTACAGCTTCACCCTCTTCGAGCGCACCCCGTCCGGCAACCGCGTGCGGGTGCAGACCGACAACACCGACCAGCCCTTCGACATCAACGAAGGCAGCAAACTGGAACTGGGCTCCACCGCCAAGTTGCGCGTGCTGGCGACCTACCTGGAAAACGTCGCCACCCTGCACCAGCGTTATGCCGGGCTGCCCGTCGCGGAGCTGCGCAAGGTGCCCGTGGACCCGCTGGACTTCATCAGCCGCTGGGCGATCGACTACCTGATCCAGACCAAGGACCGCGACCTCATGGCCATGCTCCAGGCCGCGATGGACCGCACCTACTCGGCCAGCCCTTACGAAAGCTTCTTCACCGGCGGCGGGCTGCACGCCTTCAACAACTTCCGCAAGGAAGACAACGGCCGCCGGCCGACCCTGCGCGATGCCCTGCGCGAATCGATCAACCTGCCCTTCGTGCGCCTGCTGCGCGATCTGGTGCGGCACGACATGTACCGCCCCGACGGCGGCAAGATGCAGCTGCTTTCCGACGACAAGGACCCGCGCCGCCAGGGTTACCTGGACCTGTTCGTCTCACGCGAGAGCCAGACCTACCTGCGCCGCTTCTGGAACAAGTACCAGGCCAAGGACGCGGACCAGCGCCTGTCCACCTTCCTCGACGGCCTCAACCCCTGGGGCGCGCGAATGGCCGCCATCCACCGCTACCTGCAACCCAAGGCCGACCTCGCCACCTTCGCCGCGTTCATGCGCGAGCGTGTACCCAAGGCCAACCCGCCGCTCACCGACAAACGTATCGAAGACCTTTACACCCGCTACGGGCCGGGCGCTTTCGACCTCAACGACCAGGGCTACGTGGCTCGCGTTCACCCGCTGGAACTCTGGTTGCTCGGCTACCTGCAACAGAACCCCAACGCCAGCTACCGCGAAGCGGTGGAAGCCAGCAGCGACGAGCGACGCGAGGTCTACGGCTGGCTGTTCAAATCCAAGCGCAAATACGCTCGCGACAAGCGCATCCGCATCATGCTGGAGGTGGAGGCCTTCCTCGACATCCACGAGCACTGGAAGTCCCTGGGCTACCCCTTCGACCACCTGGTGCCGTCTCTCGCCACCGCGCTGGGCAGCTCCGGGGATCGCCCGGCGGCCCTGGCCGAACTCATGGGCATCATCCTCAACGATGGCGTCCGCCAATCCACCCTGCGCATCGACCAACTGCACTTCGCCGCCGAAACGCCCTATGAGACCCTGGTGGGGCACCCGATGAGCGAAGGCAAGCGGGTAATGACCTCGGAAGTGGCCGCCACCCTGCGTGACTCGCTCTCGAAAGTCGTGGAAGGCGGCACCGCACGGCGCCTGCAAGGCAGCTTCACCCTGCCCGACGGCCAGCCCCTGGTGCTGGGCGGCAAGACCGGCACCGGCGACAACCGAATCCAGACCGTAACCCGCTACGGCGCCGTGAAGAGCTCCAAGGCGATGAACCGAACCGCCACCTTCGTTTTCTATCTGGGCCCGCGCCACTTCGGCACCCTCACCGCCTTCGTCGAAGGCAGCCAGGCCGACAAATTCAGCTTCACCTCCGCCCTGCCCGTGCAAGTCCTCAAAGGCATGGCCCCCATCCTCCAGCCCTACCTCGCACCGGGCCTGAACACCCAATGCCAGGACCTGGCGCCGGCGGTGCAAGTGAGCAGGCGTTAG
- a CDS encoding VOC family protein translates to MAGSSVISCLRYRDAPAAIAWLCHTFGFVEHLVVPEADGSIAHAQLNLGGGMVMLGSVRNNDYGRLLRQPDETGGLGTQAVYLVVADADAVHARAVAGGATIVLPLKDEEYGGRGFTCRDPEGHLWSIGTYDPWA, encoded by the coding sequence ATGGCGGGTTCCAGTGTCATTTCCTGTCTGCGTTACCGCGATGCGCCTGCCGCCATCGCCTGGCTCTGCCACACCTTCGGCTTTGTCGAGCACCTGGTGGTGCCCGAGGCGGATGGCAGCATCGCCCACGCCCAACTCAACCTCGGCGGCGGCATGGTCATGCTCGGCTCGGTGCGCAACAACGACTACGGTCGCCTGCTGCGTCAGCCCGATGAAACCGGCGGCCTGGGTACCCAGGCCGTCTACCTGGTAGTGGCCGACGCGGATGCCGTGCATGCGCGTGCGGTGGCCGGCGGTGCCACCATCGTTCTGCCACTGAAGGATGAGGAGTACGGAGGTCGCGGATTTACCTGCCGCGACCCGGAAGGCCACCTGTGGAGCATCGGCACCTACGATCCCTGGGCTTGA
- a CDS encoding aldo/keto reductase has protein sequence MQSITFPDGTRVPAIGQGTWHMGENRHERAREVAALRQGLELGLKLIDTAEMYAEGGAEEVVGEAIAGLRQQVFLVSKVYPWNASRSGTALACERSLKRLGTDHLDLYLLHWRGEHPLEETVEALERLRSQGKIARWGVSNLDLDDLHELPDGCAANQVLYNPEARGIEFDLLPFQQQRRMPLMAYCPVGQGGKLLRSATLQEIARHHDASPAQVALAWALRQEGVIVIPKAVGPLHLKQNAEAHKLRLSADDLALIDHSFPPPRRKRPLEMV, from the coding sequence ATGCAAAGCATCACCTTCCCCGACGGCACCCGCGTGCCCGCCATTGGCCAGGGCACCTGGCACATGGGCGAGAACCGCCACGAGCGAGCGCGCGAAGTCGCGGCATTGCGCCAGGGGCTGGAACTGGGACTGAAACTGATCGATACCGCCGAGATGTACGCCGAAGGCGGTGCCGAGGAGGTGGTGGGGGAAGCCATCGCCGGCCTGCGCCAGCAGGTCTTCCTGGTCAGCAAGGTTTACCCCTGGAACGCCAGCCGCAGCGGCACCGCCCTTGCTTGTGAGCGCAGCCTGAAGCGCCTGGGAACCGACCACCTTGACCTTTACCTGCTGCACTGGCGCGGTGAACACCCGTTGGAGGAAACGGTAGAGGCCCTGGAGCGTTTGCGAAGCCAGGGCAAGATCGCCCGCTGGGGCGTCTCCAATCTCGATCTGGATGACCTCCATGAACTGCCGGACGGTTGCGCCGCCAACCAGGTGCTGTACAACCCCGAGGCGCGTGGCATCGAGTTCGACCTGCTGCCGTTCCAGCAGCAACGGCGCATGCCGCTCATGGCTTACTGTCCAGTGGGGCAGGGCGGCAAGCTGTTGCGCAGCGCCACCCTCCAGGAAATCGCCCGCCACCATGACGCCAGCCCCGCCCAGGTAGCCCTGGCCTGGGCGTTGCGCCAGGAAGGGGTCATCGTCATTCCCAAAGCGGTGGGCCCACTGCACCTCAAGCAGAACGCCGAAGCCCACAAGCTCCGGCTCAGCGCCGACGACCTCGCCCTGATCGACCATAGCTTCCCGCCGCCACGGCGCAAGCGACCGCTGGAAATGGTCTGA